GGCATGTCCGGAGGAAAAGGGGTTGTTTGCGGCTTTCATGCGTCACGTGCTATTGAGCCTCCCCTTCCTTCAACCGATCGAGCCGCAGGCGGTGGCGCGCATCGCTGAGCCGGGCGGCGGCCCCGTAGACGGCGGCAAGCGTGCCGAGGCAGGTTCCCCCCGCGATGAGAAACATGATCAGAATCTGATACTTGATCGCCTCCAGCGGATCCACGCCCGAGAGTATCTGGCCCGTCATCATTCCGGGAAGCGAGACCACCCCCGCCGCCGCCATCGCGTTGACGATGGGGATCAGCCCGCTCCGCACGGCCCGCCGCACGAGGGGGCGAAACGCCTCCTGGCGGGGATACCCCAGCGCAAGCATGGCCTCGATTCCCGCCCGCTCGCTTCCAATCTGGCCGGTCAATGCATTCAGGCCCAAGGCAACGCCCGTCATGGTGTTGCCGAGGATCATGCCGAGCAGCGGGATGGCATAGCGCGGGTGGTACCAGGGGTCGGGCTGAATCTGGGTCGCCAGCGCAAAGACCGTCACGACCGTTCCGGCGAAAAGCATGGAGACGGTCCCCAGGCCGTAGGACCACCATCCCGACAGGCCGCGTTCCTGCCGCGCAGAGGCCTCCCGCCCGGCGAAGAGAATCATGACGGCTGCCGCAAGGGCGGTCAGGGCGGGCGAAACCAGATCGAAGAGCGCCTTGAGCACCAGCCCCATGACGCCGAGCTGCACCACCATCCGGAGCGCGGAAAGAAGGTACGGCCGCGCAAGCGAGAGCCGCAGCCAGACGGAGATTCCGGCGTTGAGTCCGATCAGGAGCCCGGCCAGGAACAGATCCAGCCCATCCAGAGAGATGAAGGTGGCTTTCATGATCCCTCTCCGGAGATCGTCCCGCCCGCGATCCGCAAGCGGCGCCGCGCCAGACGCGCCGCCTGGGCGGAATCGTGCGTGCTGAACAAGATGGCGGCGCCCTGTCCCAGGCGCTCCCTCAGGATGGCCTC
Above is a window of bacterium DNA encoding:
- the fetB gene encoding iron export ABC transporter permease subunit FetB, whose translation is MKATFISLDGLDLFLAGLLIGLNAGISVWLRLSLARPYLLSALRMVVQLGVMGLVLKALFDLVSPALTALAAAVMILFAGREASARQERGLSGWWSYGLGTVSMLFAGTVVTVFALATQIQPDPWYHPRYAIPLLGMILGNTMTGVALGLNALTGQIGSERAGIEAMLALGYPRQEAFRPLVRRAVRSGLIPIVNAMAAAGVVSLPGMMTGQILSGVDPLEAIKYQILIMFLIAGGTCLGTLAAVYGAAARLSDARHRLRLDRLKEGEAQ